GCCTCGCCTGTTGGCTTACGCGGCGATGCTCACGGGAGACGACGCCGAGGCTCACGACGTGCTTCAAGACGCCCTGGTGCGAAGCTTCTCGCGCGGGCGGCGATTCGACCACATCAACGCGGCGGAGTCGTATGTGCGGCAGGCGATCGGCAGCGTGGTGATCGATCGCTCCCGCAAGCGCCGGCCGGTGCCGCGCGCGCCAGAGGATCATCCGCACCTGCCAGCGCCCTCCTCCGACCGTGACACCGTCATGGACGTGAGGCGGGCGTTGCGAGAACTAACCCCCCGGGAGCGCACGTGCATCGTGTTGCGTTTCTACGACGACCTGACGGTGCCGCAGATCGCCGCGAGGCTCAATCTGGCGAATGGCACCGTCAAGCGCTACCTGTCCGACGCGTCGGCGCGCTTGGCGGGGATCTTGGGGACCGAGGTCGACTGGGACAGCGGTCAGCAGGTGGTGCGCGTCGTGGTGCATTCAAGTAAGGGAAGGAACTGACATGGATGACTTCAGGGACTTGATGACGGCGCAGATGGACGACGCCGCGGCGAGGTTCGCGGACGAGGACTTCGCGGCGCTCTACGGCGGTGCGGTGGTGAGCAGGGTGCGCCGACGGCGGACGGTGCGCGCGGCGGGCGTGGGCGGAGGGACGATGCTGACGGCGGGAGCGCTCGCGCTCGCCGTGACGCAGTTGCCGGCAAACCGCGCCATGAACCCTGCGAGTGGCGGCCCGTGCGTGACGATCACACCCTCCGTGACGGAGTCGCGCCAGCTTGAGACGCAGGCAGACGGCGGCTCGTGGGTTCTCATGGACAGCAGCACGGGGGAGATCATCGTCTCGGCGGAGTTCCAGGCAGACGGCGCCTGGTTGGTGACGCATGCCTCCGGGCTCACTGAGGTTGCCGAAGTGAGCCCAGCTGGCACCCTCGTGATTGCGATGGACGACGGCGGGGTTGTGACGCTTGCGGTCCCCGCGGACAACGACATTGTCGAGGGCAGCTTCGTGGCACCGCCCGCTGAGGAGGGCGCGACGGGGGAACCCAAGACCGTTACTTCCGGCGACTGCGTCACCGAGAGCCCTTTGCCGACTCCCAGCGCTTTGGAAGAGCGCCCGTCCGCCACGGCGGCGCCAAGCCCGACGGTTGCGGCGCGGGTCGAGGACATCACGAGCCCCTTCCAGTGCGGCTTCGAGTTCCCTGTTCCCGAGTACGCGACGGAGCAACTGTCCATCGCGGTGGAGCCCGTGTCCAACCAAGAGATCGGCGCGGAGCTCAACCGCAGGTTTGGCGCCGGCGCGCCGGCGTCCGAGGTGGAAGCGGGCAATGGCATGTGGGCCACCATCACAGGAATGCCCGGCGGGTCGGGCGCAATCGTCACGGAGACGAGCGTGCTTGATCCCCTCGATCCTGGCCGCACCTACGTCGCTGGCAGGCAGTGGACGGAACGATTCATCGCGGAAGGCGTGTCCGTTGTGGGCACACGTGACGGCACCGTCGTGACGACGGTGGTTCCGGAGGAGTCGGGCCTCACTCCAGGGTTCATCTCCGACCGAGTCCGCGAGGGGGCCGACCTCGAGGCCTTCGTCTTTGACCGCACCGCACTCATAGCGTGCGAC
The Demequina sp. TMPB413 DNA segment above includes these coding regions:
- a CDS encoding sigma-70 family RNA polymerase sigma factor, which gives rise to MARWEPMLEQVMRERAPRLLAYAAMLTGDDAEAHDVLQDALVRSFSRGRRFDHINAAESYVRQAIGSVVIDRSRKRRPVPRAPEDHPHLPAPSSDRDTVMDVRRALRELTPRERTCIVLRFYDDLTVPQIAARLNLANGTVKRYLSDASARLAGILGTEVDWDSGQQVVRVVVHSSKGRN